The following coding sequences are from one Pseudonocardia sp. EC080619-01 window:
- a CDS encoding alpha/beta fold hydrolase, giving the protein MPLNVHHSGDPDGPPVLAIHGVTGHGLRFRPLSGAMPDLRWTAVDVRGHGRSPWTPPWNLERHVADALQVLDDEGSGRAVVVGHSFGGAIATHLARTAPERVSRLVLLDPAIGLDPELMLANAEEFRADASWATPDEARAARTETWPGVPAERVDAEIEAHLEQRDGAWRWRYSRASVIAAWAEMARPAVVPPAGLPTLVVPATGADFVSDAWLDACRAELGDDLTVAPMDTGHMVYLERPAEVVELLRGFLG; this is encoded by the coding sequence ATGCCCCTGAACGTCCACCACTCCGGCGACCCGGACGGCCCGCCCGTCCTCGCGATCCACGGCGTCACCGGTCACGGCCTGCGGTTCCGCCCGCTGTCCGGCGCGATGCCGGACCTGCGCTGGACCGCCGTCGACGTCCGCGGCCACGGACGTTCCCCGTGGACGCCGCCGTGGAACCTGGAGCGGCACGTCGCCGACGCGCTGCAGGTGCTCGACGACGAGGGGAGCGGCCGGGCCGTCGTCGTGGGTCACTCGTTCGGCGGCGCGATCGCGACGCACCTGGCGCGGACGGCGCCGGAGCGGGTGAGCCGGCTGGTGCTCCTCGACCCGGCGATCGGGCTGGACCCGGAGCTCATGCTCGCCAACGCCGAGGAGTTCCGCGCCGACGCCTCGTGGGCGACGCCCGACGAGGCCCGCGCGGCCCGGACCGAGACCTGGCCCGGGGTGCCCGCCGAGCGCGTCGACGCCGAGATCGAGGCCCATCTCGAACAGCGCGACGGCGCCTGGCGCTGGCGCTACTCGCGGGCGTCGGTCATCGCGGCGTGGGCGGAGATGGCGCGCCCCGCCGTCGTCCCGCCGGCCGGTCTGCCCACACTGGTCGTGCCGGCGACCGGCGCCGACTTCGTCTCCGACGCCTGGCTCGACGCCTGCCGGGCCGAGCTCGGCGACGACCTCACGGTCGCCCCGATGGACACCGGGCACATGGTCTACCTGGAACGACCCGCCGAGGTGGTGGAGCTGCTGCGCGGTTTCCTCGGCTGA
- a CDS encoding helix-turn-helix transcriptional regulator, translating to MACPDDQRLRDLARLRRVRDRMDREYARPLDVEALARGEHMSAGHLSREFRRAYGESPYSYLMTRRIERAMALLRRGDLSVTEVCFAVGCSSLGTFSTRFTELVGMPPSVFRREAARGTEGIPACVAKQVSRPVRNREAPERSPSLA from the coding sequence ATGGCCTGCCCGGACGACCAGCGCCTGCGTGACCTCGCCCGGCTGCGCCGCGTCCGGGACCGGATGGACCGCGAGTACGCCCGCCCGCTCGACGTCGAGGCGCTCGCGCGGGGCGAGCACATGTCGGCCGGGCACCTGTCCCGGGAGTTCCGCCGGGCCTACGGCGAGTCGCCCTACAGCTACCTGATGACCCGCCGCATCGAGCGGGCGATGGCGTTGCTGCGCCGCGGCGACCTGTCGGTGACGGAGGTCTGCTTCGCGGTCGGCTGCTCGTCGCTCGGCACGTTCAGCACCCGGTTCACCGAGCTCGTCGGCATGCCGCCGAGCGTGTTCCGCCGCGAGGCCGCCCGCGGGACCGAGGGCATCCCGGCGTGCGTCGCGAAGCAGGTCTCCAGACCGGTCAGGAATCGAGAAGCCCCGGAGCGCTCGCCCTCCCTAGCGTGA
- a CDS encoding VOC family protein: MDISIHSSFLPHTDAEASLAFYRDALGFEVRLDVGYADMRWITVGPPDQPAVSIVLAPPAVDPGVTDEERRVVTEMMAKGTYSAILLASNDLEAAFDKVQASGAEVVQEPIDQPYGVRDCAFRDPAGNMVRIQQRPA, encoded by the coding sequence ATGGACATCAGCATTCACTCCAGCTTCCTCCCGCACACCGACGCCGAGGCGTCGCTGGCCTTCTACCGCGACGCCCTCGGCTTCGAGGTCCGGCTCGACGTCGGCTACGCCGACATGCGCTGGATCACCGTCGGCCCGCCCGACCAGCCCGCCGTGTCGATCGTCCTCGCCCCGCCCGCCGTCGACCCGGGCGTCACCGACGAGGAGCGCAGGGTCGTCACCGAGATGATGGCCAAGGGCACCTACTCGGCGATCCTGCTCGCCAGTAACGACCTCGAGGCCGCGTTCGACAAGGTCCAGGCGAGCGGGGCCGAGGTCGTCCAGGAGCCGATCGACCAGCCGTACGGGGTACGTGACTGCGCCTTCCGCGATCCCGCGGGCAACATGGTCCGCATCCAGCAGCGTCCGGCCTGA
- a CDS encoding excinuclease ABC subunit UvrA, with translation MTTQHAADSHDLIRVHGARENNLRDVSVELPKRRLTVFTGVSGSGKSSLVFATIAAESQRMINETYSTFVQGFMPTLARPDVDLLDGLTTAIIVDQERMGGDVRSTVGTATDVGALLRILFSRLGEPHVGSAKAFSFNVATISGSGAVTVEKGGRQIKERRDFEIVGGACPRCEGKGTSSDYDLTALFDAGKSISEGALTIPNYSVEGWYGRIFSNSGFFPGDKPISSFTKPQMDALLYKEPTRIKVDGVNVTFEGLIPRIEKSFLSKDREAMQPHIRAFVDRAIVFRTCPECDGTRLSELARSSRIDGVNIADACAMQIDDLAEWVRGLEARAADDAERGSALCGVAPLLTSLRETLDSFVEIGLGYLSLDRPAGSLSGGEAQRTKMIRHLGSSLTDVTYVFDEPTIGLHPHDIARMNDLLLRLRDKGNTVLVVEHKPETIVIADHVVDLGPRAGSDGGQVVFEGTVDELRAGGTLTGRHFDDRASLKESLRTPTGVLEVRGADSHNLRDVDVDIPLGVLTVVTGVAGSGKSSLIHGSVAGRDGVVVVDQGAIKGSRRSNPATYTGLLESIRKAFAKANGVKPALFSANSEGACPNCNGAGVIYTDLAMMAGVATTCEVCEGRRFDSSVLEYTFGGRDISQVLAMSVAEAEKFFGAGEARTPAAHKILDRLADVGLGYLKLGQPLTTLSGGERQRLKLAVNMGESGGVYVLDEPTTGLHLADVEQLLALLDRLVDAGKSVIVIEHHQAVMAHADRIIDLGPGAGYDGGRVVFEGTPAELVADRSTLTGQHLAEYVGA, from the coding sequence ATGACCACGCAGCACGCCGCGGACAGCCACGACCTCATCCGCGTGCACGGGGCTCGGGAGAACAACCTGCGCGACGTCAGCGTCGAGCTGCCGAAGCGCCGGTTGACCGTGTTCACCGGCGTGTCCGGCTCCGGCAAGAGCTCGCTGGTGTTCGCGACGATCGCGGCCGAGTCCCAGCGGATGATCAACGAGACCTACAGCACCTTCGTGCAGGGCTTCATGCCCACGCTGGCCCGGCCCGACGTCGACCTGCTCGACGGTCTCACGACGGCGATCATCGTCGACCAGGAGCGGATGGGCGGCGACGTCCGCTCCACCGTCGGCACCGCGACCGACGTCGGCGCCCTGCTGCGGATCCTGTTCTCCCGGCTCGGCGAGCCGCACGTCGGGTCGGCGAAGGCGTTCTCCTTCAACGTCGCGACGATCAGCGGGTCCGGCGCGGTCACCGTCGAGAAGGGCGGCAGGCAGATCAAGGAGCGCCGCGACTTCGAGATCGTCGGCGGTGCGTGCCCGCGCTGCGAGGGGAAGGGCACCTCGTCGGACTACGACCTCACCGCCCTGTTCGACGCCGGCAAGTCGATCAGCGAGGGCGCGCTGACGATCCCGAACTACTCGGTCGAAGGCTGGTACGGGCGGATCTTCTCCAACTCCGGGTTCTTCCCGGGCGACAAGCCGATCAGCTCCTTCACGAAGCCGCAGATGGACGCGCTGCTCTACAAGGAGCCGACCCGGATCAAGGTCGACGGCGTCAACGTCACCTTCGAGGGCCTGATCCCGCGGATCGAGAAGTCGTTCCTGTCCAAGGACCGCGAGGCGATGCAGCCGCACATCCGCGCGTTCGTGGACCGGGCGATCGTGTTCCGGACGTGCCCCGAGTGCGACGGCACCCGGCTGTCCGAGCTCGCCCGGTCGTCGCGCATCGACGGCGTCAACATCGCCGACGCCTGCGCGATGCAGATCGACGACCTGGCGGAGTGGGTCCGCGGCCTGGAGGCACGCGCCGCGGACGACGCGGAGCGCGGCTCGGCGCTGTGCGGGGTGGCGCCGCTGCTCACCTCGCTGCGGGAGACGCTCGACTCGTTCGTCGAGATCGGCCTCGGCTACCTCAGCCTGGACCGGCCCGCGGGGTCGCTGTCCGGTGGCGAGGCGCAGCGCACCAAGATGATCCGGCACCTCGGGTCGTCGCTCACCGACGTCACCTACGTCTTCGACGAGCCCACCATCGGGCTGCACCCGCACGACATCGCGCGCATGAACGACCTGTTGCTGCGCCTGCGGGACAAGGGGAACACCGTGCTCGTCGTCGAGCACAAGCCGGAGACGATCGTGATCGCCGACCACGTCGTCGACCTCGGGCCGCGCGCCGGGTCCGACGGCGGCCAGGTCGTCTTCGAGGGCACCGTCGACGAGCTGCGGGCCGGCGGCACGCTCACCGGCCGGCACTTCGACGACCGTGCGTCGCTCAAGGAGTCCCTGCGCACCCCGACCGGTGTGCTCGAGGTGCGCGGCGCGGACAGCCACAACCTGCGCGACGTCGACGTCGACATCCCGCTCGGGGTGCTGACCGTCGTCACCGGGGTCGCAGGATCCGGCAAGAGCTCGCTGATCCACGGCTCGGTGGCCGGGCGGGACGGCGTCGTCGTGGTCGACCAGGGCGCGATCAAGGGCTCGCGGCGCAGCAACCCGGCCACCTACACCGGCCTGCTGGAGTCGATCCGCAAGGCGTTCGCCAAGGCCAACGGGGTCAAGCCGGCGCTGTTCAGCGCGAACTCCGAGGGCGCCTGCCCGAACTGCAACGGCGCCGGGGTGATCTACACCGACCTGGCGATGATGGCCGGCGTCGCCACCACCTGCGAGGTCTGCGAGGGCAGGCGGTTCGACTCCTCGGTGCTCGAGTACACCTTCGGCGGCCGCGACATCAGCCAGGTGCTCGCGATGTCGGTGGCCGAGGCGGAGAAGTTCTTCGGCGCGGGGGAGGCCCGGACCCCGGCCGCGCACAAGATCCTCGACCGGCTCGCCGACGTCGGGCTGGGCTACCTCAAGCTCGGCCAGCCGCTGACCACGCTGTCCGGCGGGGAGCGGCAGCGGCTGAAGCTGGCCGTGAACATGGGGGAGTCCGGCGGCGTCTACGTCCTCGACGAGCCGACCACCGGCCTGCACCTCGCCGACGTCGAGCAGCTGCTCGCGCTGCTCGACCGGCTCGTCGACGCCGGCAAGTCGGTGATCGTCATCGAACACCACCAGGCGGTCATGGCGCACGCGGACCGGATCATCGACCTCGGCCCGGGGGCCGGGTACGACGGTGGCCGGGTGGTCTTCGAGGGCACCCCGGCCGAGCTCGTCGCCGACCGCTCGACACTGACCGGGCAGCACCTCGCGGAGTACGTCGGGGCATGA
- a CDS encoding DUF418 domain-containing protein, with product MTGPVTAPPRSLAPDLARGSMLLLIALAHVPPLLVGGAPGFVSRPLGETGLDHVVDAVMLLLVDNRSYPMFGALFGYGLATIVARQLARGSTDAGARRVLRRRGWYLLLFGLLHASVLGGADVLGFYGVATLLVGGLLFRSDRALGRTLVVVGAVYLVLMPVLWIGVVWGTGSTGFVPPADDGGYLAGVAVRFVGYPAFPLLQLVGWPMLVGVLAGMWAGRRRLLERAGEYSPQLRRAVVAGVAVSVLGGVPGALIGAGVWQPGPVAGGVAVTLHVLTGVVGGLAYTAAFGLAGHALQDRQGLVTWALAALGKRSLTFYVLQEAMLFALLAPAVLGLGTTVSSAGGAAVAVGVWLTGLVLACLLERAGRPGPLDGWLRSLTYRAPRRGEVAAGR from the coding sequence GTGACCGGACCCGTGACCGCCCCGCCCCGCAGCCTCGCCCCGGACCTCGCGCGCGGCTCGATGCTGCTGCTGATCGCACTCGCGCACGTGCCGCCGCTCCTGGTCGGCGGCGCGCCGGGGTTCGTCAGCCGCCCGCTCGGCGAGACGGGCCTCGACCACGTCGTCGACGCCGTCATGCTGCTCCTCGTCGACAACCGTTCCTACCCGATGTTCGGGGCGCTGTTCGGCTACGGCCTGGCGACGATCGTCGCCCGGCAGCTCGCCCGCGGATCCACCGACGCCGGGGCACGCCGCGTCCTGCGCCGCCGCGGCTGGTACCTGCTGCTGTTCGGGCTGCTGCACGCGAGCGTCCTGGGCGGTGCGGACGTGCTCGGTTTCTACGGCGTCGCGACGCTCCTGGTCGGCGGGCTGCTCTTCCGGTCCGACCGGGCGCTCGGCCGGACGCTCGTCGTGGTCGGCGCGGTCTACCTCGTGCTGATGCCCGTCCTCTGGATCGGGGTGGTGTGGGGGACGGGATCCACCGGGTTCGTCCCGCCCGCCGACGACGGCGGCTACCTCGCCGGTGTCGCCGTGCGGTTCGTGGGCTACCCGGCGTTCCCGCTCCTGCAGCTGGTCGGCTGGCCGATGCTCGTCGGCGTCCTCGCCGGGATGTGGGCGGGCCGGCGACGGCTGCTGGAACGGGCCGGTGAGTACAGCCCGCAGCTGCGTCGCGCCGTGGTCGCCGGAGTCGCCGTCTCCGTGCTCGGGGGAGTCCCGGGGGCGCTGATCGGCGCCGGTGTGTGGCAGCCCGGTCCCGTCGCCGGCGGTGTCGCCGTCACCCTCCACGTGCTCACGGGTGTCGTCGGCGGGCTCGCCTACACGGCCGCGTTCGGGCTGGCCGGGCACGCGCTGCAGGACCGGCAGGGCCTCGTGACCTGGGCGCTGGCCGCACTGGGCAAGCGGTCGCTGACGTTCTACGTGCTGCAGGAGGCGATGCTGTTCGCGCTGCTCGCGCCGGCCGTGCTCGGCCTCGGGACCACGGTGAGCAGTGCGGGCGGCGCGGCCGTCGCCGTCGGGGTGTGGCTGACCGGGCTGGTGCTCGCGTGCCTGCTGGAGCGGGCCGGACGTCCGGGACCGCTGGACGGGTGGCTGCGCAGCCTGACCTACCGCGCTCCCCGCCGCGGCGAGGTCGCCGCCGGCCGGTGA
- a CDS encoding phosphotransferase: MEYRPAGFDDADVRSALSSWHGIDVRELHYRAVGFGDYHWAATGTDGRRWFVKLSDLTDKPQCGATAKAALDGYRAALQTAAALRADGLGFVVAAEPSPDKELVVDLDGRWALTVFAHVDASSHDFHTELSPAARDEVLTLLARLHAATPPAGTPVHTPDVPDRAVIDAALAGQEVSWTGGPYSEPARQAVVTHAGAIREYLADADALAHRLDLAGRTAVVTHGEPHPGNLLGSDDGFLLIDWDTVGLGVPERDLAVVAGDLSAYTAITGVEPDPHALELYRVRWLLADLGEFLRWFRSAHRDDADSRTAWEGLLQTVAEMGG; this comes from the coding sequence ATGGAGTACCGACCGGCCGGCTTCGACGACGCCGACGTCCGTTCCGCGCTGTCCTCGTGGCACGGCATCGACGTCCGTGAGCTGCACTACCGCGCGGTCGGTTTCGGCGACTACCACTGGGCGGCGACCGGCACCGACGGGCGGCGCTGGTTCGTCAAGCTCTCCGACCTGACCGACAAGCCGCAGTGCGGCGCCACCGCGAAGGCCGCGCTCGACGGGTACCGGGCGGCCCTGCAGACGGCGGCCGCCCTGCGCGCGGACGGCCTGGGGTTCGTCGTCGCCGCGGAGCCCTCACCGGACAAGGAGCTCGTCGTCGACCTCGACGGGCGGTGGGCACTGACGGTGTTCGCCCACGTCGACGCGAGCAGCCACGACTTCCACACCGAGCTCTCCCCCGCCGCGCGGGACGAGGTCCTCACCCTGCTGGCCCGGCTGCACGCGGCCACGCCGCCGGCGGGCACCCCGGTGCACACCCCCGACGTCCCGGACCGGGCGGTGATCGACGCCGCGCTGGCCGGGCAGGAGGTCTCCTGGACCGGCGGCCCGTACTCCGAGCCCGCCCGTCAGGCCGTCGTCACGCACGCGGGTGCGATCCGCGAGTACCTCGCGGATGCCGACGCGCTCGCCCACCGGCTGGACCTCGCCGGGCGGACCGCCGTCGTCACCCACGGTGAACCGCACCCCGGGAACCTGCTGGGGAGCGACGACGGGTTCCTGCTGATCGACTGGGACACCGTCGGGCTGGGCGTCCCGGAGCGGGACCTCGCCGTCGTCGCGGGTGACCTCTCGGCCTACACCGCGATCACGGGCGTCGAGCCGGACCCGCACGCGCTCGAGCTGTACCGGGTGCGCTGGCTGCTGGCCGATCTCGGCGAGTTCCTGCGCTGGTTCCGCTCCGCGCACCGCGACGACGCCGACAGCCGCACCGCATGGGAGGGCCTGCTGCAGACGGTGGCGGAGATGGGCGGCTGA
- a CDS encoding GPP34 family phosphoprotein: protein MDGRDTTMPERLALVLLAPGTGRFVVDHQRTERALAGAVLLDLAARGRLETDGYRNPRVRLVDGPGADVVAERATRLPAGWFRARRGVTRLVPGLRTAVLDALVRGGHVDREPGGFLRFARWWPDPALRETLLAGVAAALRDGVAVDPRVAGLVSLLHATRAEHRVLDGRRRELRDRARVVADGDWAGPAVAAAVREVQAAAAAAAAVTATAASGS from the coding sequence ATGGACGGGCGTGACACGACGATGCCGGAGCGGCTGGCACTGGTGCTGCTGGCGCCGGGCACGGGCCGGTTCGTCGTCGACCACCAGCGGACCGAGCGCGCGCTCGCCGGTGCGGTGCTGCTCGATCTCGCCGCGCGGGGACGGCTGGAGACCGACGGCTACCGGAACCCGCGGGTCCGGCTGGTCGACGGGCCGGGAGCGGACGTGGTGGCCGAGCGGGCCACGCGGTTGCCCGCCGGCTGGTTCCGGGCGCGTCGCGGCGTGACCCGGCTGGTCCCCGGGCTGCGGACGGCGGTGCTGGACGCGCTCGTCCGGGGCGGGCACGTCGACCGGGAGCCCGGCGGGTTCCTGCGGTTCGCGCGCTGGTGGCCGGACCCGGCACTGCGCGAGACGCTCCTGGCGGGGGTGGCCGCGGCGCTGCGCGACGGCGTCGCGGTCGATCCGCGGGTCGCCGGGCTGGTCTCGCTGCTGCACGCGACGCGGGCCGAGCACCGGGTGCTCGACGGGCGCCGCCGCGAGCTGCGCGACCGCGCCCGGGTCGTCGCCGACGGCGACTGGGCCGGCCCGGCGGTCGCCGCGGCGGTCCGGGAGGTGCAGGCCGCGGCCGCTGCGGCGGCCGCCGTCACCGCGACCGCGGCGAGCGGCTCGTGA
- a CDS encoding sensor histidine kinase produces MIRPAVMSAILMVAVAAAGLTTGGALRVDGAGRIALMVLGLAAIACMPLRYRYPWVFALGSLVVGNIAPLATYLPLVGVFVIATRRRTSETVLVLLLSVVAATINIYHGIPDLQTMLVLLGGAMGFLATSAVAGLLTGIRRAMVDDLRDRLARAEIDRAVRDEQARTAERRRIAGEMHDRLGHRLSLLSVHAGALALRDDLSAETVRESAQVLRDTTHRAMEDLRTIVQVLHEPVDPERPDDTEDLAAVEHLVGEARAAGADVSLRSTALLMMSPPGRPLAGVAYRVVREGLTNAARHAPGAAVEVVLTGRPGRDLTVTVTSGCTGDRPAPEGAGTGLVGLRERVETLTGGTLAHGPLPDGYRLRATLPWTKEIA; encoded by the coding sequence GTGATCCGCCCCGCCGTGATGTCCGCGATCCTGATGGTCGCGGTCGCGGCGGCCGGGCTGACGACCGGCGGGGCCCTCCGGGTGGACGGTGCCGGCCGGATCGCGCTGATGGTGCTCGGTCTCGCCGCGATCGCGTGCATGCCGCTGCGCTACCGGTACCCGTGGGTCTTCGCGCTCGGCTCGCTCGTGGTCGGCAACATCGCCCCGCTCGCGACCTACCTGCCGCTGGTCGGGGTGTTCGTCATCGCGACCCGCCGCCGCACCAGCGAGACCGTCCTGGTGCTCCTGCTGTCGGTCGTCGCGGCGACGATCAACATCTACCACGGCATCCCCGACCTGCAGACGATGCTGGTCCTGCTCGGCGGGGCCATGGGTTTCCTGGCGACGTCGGCCGTCGCCGGGCTGCTCACCGGGATCCGGCGGGCGATGGTGGACGACCTGCGGGACCGGCTCGCCCGCGCCGAGATCGACCGGGCCGTGCGCGACGAGCAGGCCCGGACCGCCGAGCGCCGCCGGATCGCCGGCGAGATGCACGACCGGCTCGGGCACCGGCTGTCCCTGCTGTCGGTGCACGCCGGGGCGCTGGCGCTGCGCGACGACCTCTCCGCCGAGACCGTCCGCGAGAGCGCGCAGGTGCTGCGGGACACCACGCACCGGGCGATGGAGGACCTCCGGACGATCGTCCAGGTGCTGCACGAGCCGGTGGACCCGGAACGCCCGGACGACACCGAGGACCTCGCCGCCGTCGAACACCTGGTGGGCGAGGCGCGCGCAGCCGGGGCGGACGTCTCGCTGCGGTCGACCGCGCTGCTCATGATGTCGCCGCCGGGGCGCCCGCTCGCCGGCGTCGCGTACCGGGTGGTGCGGGAGGGCCTGACGAACGCGGCCCGGCACGCGCCGGGCGCTGCGGTCGAGGTCGTCCTCACCGGGCGGCCGGGGCGGGACCTCACCGTCACCGTCACCTCGGGGTGCACCGGGGACCGGCCCGCCCCGGAGGGTGCCGGCACCGGCCTGGTCGGTCTGCGCGAGCGCGTGGAGACGCTGACCGGCGGGACCCTCGCCCACGGCCCGCTGCCGGACGGCTACCGGTTGCGCGCCACGCTGCCCTGGACGAAGGAGATCGCGTGA
- a CDS encoding response regulator transcription factor produces MTDIEIRVLLVDDDPLVRAGLKVMLDGHTIAAAGEVPERRIRIVGDAGDGDEVPDAVRAGRPHVVLMDLRMRRVNGVSATQLLTAEPDPPTVVVLTTFDADEHVVRALRAGASGFLLKDADPEQIVEAVRAAADGDAVLSPAITRRLIGIVAGGAGPVDRRRGARTRLDRLAERERDVAEAVARGGSNADIAEELHMSVATVKSYVSKLLRELGLDNRVQIALLVRDATD; encoded by the coding sequence GTGACCGACATCGAGATCCGGGTGCTGCTGGTCGACGACGACCCGCTCGTCCGGGCCGGGCTCAAGGTGATGCTCGACGGGCACACCATCGCCGCCGCCGGGGAGGTCCCGGAGCGGCGGATCCGGATCGTCGGCGACGCGGGGGACGGCGACGAGGTCCCGGACGCGGTCCGTGCCGGCCGCCCGCACGTCGTCCTGATGGACCTGCGGATGCGGCGGGTGAACGGGGTGAGCGCCACCCAGCTGCTGACCGCCGAACCCGACCCGCCGACCGTCGTCGTGCTGACGACCTTCGACGCCGACGAGCACGTCGTGCGCGCGCTGCGTGCGGGCGCGAGCGGGTTCCTGCTCAAGGACGCCGACCCGGAGCAGATCGTCGAGGCCGTCCGGGCCGCCGCCGACGGCGACGCGGTGCTGTCCCCGGCGATCACCCGGCGGCTCATCGGGATCGTCGCGGGCGGCGCAGGCCCGGTCGACCGCCGCCGCGGCGCCCGCACCCGGCTGGACCGGCTCGCCGAGCGGGAGCGCGACGTCGCCGAGGCCGTGGCCCGCGGCGGCTCCAACGCCGACATCGCCGAGGAGCTCCACATGTCGGTGGCGACGGTGAAGTCGTACGTGTCGAAGCTGCTGCGCGAGCTCGGCCTGGACAACCGGGTGCAGATCGCGCTGCTGGTCCGCGACGCCACCGATTAG
- a CDS encoding dihydrofolate reductase family protein produces the protein MKLTATMFVSVDGVYQGPGAPEEDRSGGFGRGGWVVPHFDEPTGLFMDEVFRRADAFLVGRHTYEIFAASWGAMADPGDDVVAVGFATLPKYVASTTLTDPGWAGTTVLSGDVVAAVRGLKEKPGRELQVHGSGELVRWLLANDLLDELNLLVFPVVVGAGRRLFPETGPDTALELTGSRTTPTGVSIATYRVAGRPEYGVIEVE, from the coding sequence ATGAAGCTCACAGCGACGATGTTCGTGTCGGTCGACGGCGTCTACCAGGGGCCCGGCGCCCCTGAGGAGGACCGCTCCGGCGGGTTCGGCCGCGGCGGCTGGGTCGTCCCGCACTTCGACGAGCCGACCGGCCTGTTCATGGACGAGGTGTTCCGCCGCGCGGACGCGTTCCTCGTCGGGCGGCACACCTACGAGATCTTCGCCGCGTCCTGGGGTGCGATGGCCGACCCCGGCGACGACGTCGTCGCGGTCGGGTTCGCCACCCTGCCCAAGTACGTCGCGTCGACCACGCTCACCGATCCGGGGTGGGCGGGGACGACCGTGCTGTCGGGCGACGTCGTCGCGGCCGTCCGCGGGCTGAAGGAGAAGCCGGGCCGGGAGCTGCAGGTGCACGGCAGCGGCGAGCTCGTCCGGTGGCTGCTGGCGAACGACCTGCTCGACGAGCTGAACCTGCTCGTCTTCCCGGTGGTCGTCGGCGCCGGGCGGCGGCTGTTCCCGGAGACCGGACCCGACACCGCGCTGGAGCTCACCGGGTCGCGGACCACACCCACCGGCGTCTCGATCGCGACCTACCGGGTCGCCGGGCGGCCGGAGTACGGCGTGATCGAGGTCGAGTGA
- a CDS encoding DUF3152 domain-containing protein, whose protein sequence is MVAVLAVLVLAACGAPPAPATGPAPAGGPPAGEASAAPPAPPTTAPGPRAGSATVEADRRAGVRGRTVPASASGATDVVPGTAAGPSGRARTVPVRIEIERGVDVDGAAFAAFVTGVLNDRRSWGGDGSVGFARTDGAAPLRIVLATPALADRLCLPLDTVGRLSCRNGDRVVVNLERWVTGTPEYARDLTAYRQYLVNHEVGHWLGHHHVTCPGPGEPAPVMQQQTLGLDGCRPHSWPR, encoded by the coding sequence GTGGTCGCCGTGCTCGCGGTCCTCGTGCTGGCCGCCTGCGGTGCGCCGCCGGCACCGGCCACCGGCCCGGCACCGGCGGGCGGCCCGCCCGCCGGGGAGGCGTCCGCGGCCCCTCCCGCCCCGCCGACCACGGCGCCGGGCCCCCGGGCCGGGTCCGCGACGGTGGAGGCCGACCGGAGGGCCGGGGTGCGTGGGCGGACCGTCCCGGCCTCCGCATCCGGTGCGACCGACGTCGTCCCCGGTACGGCGGCGGGGCCGTCCGGCCGCGCCCGCACGGTGCCGGTGCGGATCGAGATCGAGCGCGGTGTGGACGTCGACGGTGCGGCGTTCGCCGCGTTCGTCACCGGCGTGCTGAACGACCGCCGGTCCTGGGGCGGCGACGGATCCGTCGGGTTCGCCCGCACCGACGGCGCGGCCCCGCTGCGGATCGTGCTGGCCACCCCGGCTCTCGCCGACCGGCTCTGCCTGCCGCTCGACACCGTCGGCAGGCTGTCCTGCCGCAACGGCGACCGCGTCGTCGTGAACCTGGAGCGCTGGGTCACCGGCACCCCGGAGTACGCCCGCGACCTCACCGCCTACCGGCAGTACCTGGTCAACCACGAGGTCGGGCACTGGCTCGGCCACCACCACGTGACCTGCCCCGGCCCCGGGGAGCCGGCCCCGGTGATGCAGCAGCAGACGCTCGGCCTGGACGGCTGCCGTCCGCACTCCTGGCCCCGCTGA